The sequence below is a genomic window from Lolium perenne isolate Kyuss_39 chromosome 4, Kyuss_2.0, whole genome shotgun sequence.
cacgtcatactaaaatgcgccccatgtagctgcttcacaaataaaaaccgtttgggcacgctaaaaatgaaaatatGGCCGCCCGTGGGTTGGAAtagaaatccgcgtccggggtcttgcttcccatcctaggacccacacacgtgccaaatatgaccttatttcggcaaactatgccatgctgaggccctttcccacctcattttcgatAAAGTCAACCAGATTTAAACTAGAGGTACTTGATCTATTGCTCATGGTTTTGGATAAATTAAATTGTAGGTTCAAAAtatgatatggatgtcatatttgtattcctcttatttttctgatcaatttagacatattatttgccaaatttgtatttactgatattaattattccatattaaataaaaagacaaaaattaaatcatttaattgtttttcaaattctatattattattatttatatatattcattgttgtttacttaagtaattgtttagaattcaaaaatatagagatgtggcagcacggtcaaagggttaatatgattgatatggtagtattaacaacaaggacgtcatttctttcatggaagctcatccgaagagaaccaagaagttaagcgtgctggggtaggagtagtgtgaggatgggtgaccaactgggaagtttgaatacaagtgcaatttgacctaagattagaTGTACTAAGTGTAAGTGTGattgtgaaagattaacaagtaaaaaagaataagaagaaaattgaaaaaaataaaaaaaatattttttcaaattttttttaaaatcttttttcaaaaaaaattgaaaattttgaaatactatgCCGACGGTTATACCGTCGGCACAACAATCTGTCCCGACGGCCAGTCTATGCCGACGGTGATCGGGCAGTCCCCGACCGGAACTATGCCGACGAAGctacgccgacggtcaccgtcggcacagcctgtgccgacggccttttttgctgtgccgacggctggcgGCCGTCGGCAGACTGGAGCTCTCCCGTAGTCTTGTCTGTGATACAACGAATAAAATCATCTATGACTGATCGCTCAGAGTACGGTCCGGTCATCGAAGATATCAAGTTTAGTTCAAAGCTCTTCGTTTCGTGTGAGTTTCGTCATGTGCTTCGCGTACTCAATGTTGCTGCACATAATTTAGCTAGAAAGTGTGTCTCTTCCGTTAAATATGTGTGGCGTGGTGCTCCTCCGATCTGTATCCGTGAGGCACTTTGTAATGACCTTTTGATTATGGATCAATAAGAGTACGTGTTTTCCTAAAAAAAACGACATAATAGAGAATAGTCAAGAGCTTGACAGGATCTGGCAGTTGACAGTCGATACTCTTACCAAGATGTGCACCAGTAACAACATTTTCGATCAATAAGTTGCGATGAACTAGTTAGAGATGACAAACTAGTTAGAGATGACATGTTTCAGGCCATTCAATATTTAAGCTGTCCATAGATATGGTCTTGAAAAGCAGGAAACTACTATcttcattcttttttttttttgctttctttcATAAAGCGGGCTCTCTATGGGATCTCCAGGCCTCTGTACGCATAGATATGACTTTTGCTTTCAGTTTGACTGAGCTAAAATGCAGGCGTTGGCAAATAGACACCAACCTTATTATGTGTCTGCCCTACTGTTTAAAAGTCGTTTGATAGGTTAGATGGACTGGGCAGTGTGGAGGGAACTTTGTAGCTGGTGCATTAATTTAGCACAATCAGAAATGGTTCCTATATCCAGCCTTGTAAGAGCACCTCCAGCCGTCTCCTGACGAGGCCTCCCGAGAGCCCAGACCATCCCCGGCTTCCCGAGGCCCGGTCAGGGACTCCGGATGAAATAAAAACGTGCGAAACATCGAGAGGGCCCACGGTGTCGGCGACAGAAAGGGTAGTTCCCTCCATTTATTTCGTTCTCCCTCCAAAATGCGCTACATAGACCCATTTTCCCCGCCGAATTTCAGAGGAGCTACCGATATTCCCCCACAGTTGCAgctcctcctcttcccttccaccaCCATGCCGTCGAAGAAGATCGCCGCCGAAGGTGAGGAAGCCACGGGCACCAAAAGAGAGGCCGTCAGGCTGGACAAACGTAAGGTGGGCGGAGGATGTGGAGCGGCGGCGGAACGAAACTGGCGGCAGGGCagagagggagaagaagctcGCGGCGAAGAGGGTGGCGGCGGGAGGGACGACAAGTACGACGTGCGGTGGAAGGAGATGCTTGCCAACCAGGACGTCCGGATCGCCTTGCTGAAGGCAACCTCCGCGGCAAAGAAGAGGAACACTGACTCCTGATCGGCGGCAACGACAGCAAGATGGACAAGGAGACGAGGGCTTGGTACGATGCCCATCGCCTAGACATCCTCCGACCTCCGTCAGCTGCTTCGTCCTCCCCTTCGACGTCCACTCCCGCCGCTGCGACACCAGCGGCCAATGATGCATCGACGTCCTATGCCGCGCCAGACAAGGCGCGGGAAGGGACCGCCGATGAGACTGTTATCGTCTCGTTTCTGTTTCGATCGCTGGAATGTGGCTGATCCGATTGCCGAACTTTGACGATACTTTTGTGTAGTGGGAAGATGATTTTTTTAAACTATCGCCGCTAATGGGCGAATGACGGGGTGTGAATTATTGCTCCGCACGCCGTTTTTTCATCCAATCTGGCGTTTGTTAAGTCCGGATTTTCGCCCGGGGCCtcaaacggctggagatgctctaaccatcAAGCTAGTACCATTACAAAGCACAATATATTGATTGATATTCCTCAATAGCATAACTGGAACGACCACATATAGTAAACTTGCCATCATAAATCTAGGTTTGACGTGATTGTTAAGAGGCAAGCAAACTGTCCGAACTAAATGCAAAAATGTAGATCAGCTCTTTACACGATTCCAGAGAAAAAATATTACAGTAGCAATGAAACAATTAGTATGAGCTTATGTCTGTAAAAATCTTGCCGTAGCAAAGCAGATCGTAGAAAAAGCTGACCTTTTAAATCCTTCTCAATCTCAGAGTACTTGATGTGGATCTCATCCATATCTTTGGTGTATATCAGTACTCCACTATTTTTACAGGGTCAGCATTTTAAAACCCGATGGTGAAACATACTATAGAAACATTTTTAAGCAGACCAACTACTAACCTCTTCAATGTCTCTGATAACTGTTGATGAATTATATAACCATTTCTGGTGATCCTTTGGCTGGATTTAGGCCTAGTAATGTTGtcaacaaacaaaaaaaaacccaaaCCATCGTCCATTTCATATATCATGCGCCAATTGATTGTTCTGGAACCTATTCTGGTCGAGTAAATCACACATTTGGATTCCAAAGCAAATTGAAATCTAAGACCCAAAGCATAGCAGatgcattttctatttttttaatcaCGCAACTAAAGTTCAAATGCCACCAGCAACTGAATTTCTTATCTTCTGAAGAAAACAAACAGCAAGTTTCCATTTTCCATCAGTTTAATCGAACCAACACGATGTACACTTCTCAAATAAAGCCATTGCCTGGAGTAATAAAGACTAGTTCCAGAATGAACAGTGCTCATAGATAGTAATCTGTACACCACAACAATGACAcaataatatctattttggtgtaTGTGCGAGAGgtgttacccatgccatgtttGTTCTTCATCCAAAAGTAGGCAGCATATGATTGGATAGAAATTGCTCAAACATTGATGCCAAACAAATTGCAAAGCAAAGCAAAACATTGATGCCAAACAAATTGCTCAAAGAAAAGAGAACAAAAATCCGAGGCCACCCACATTAGAACATACCTCTTAGTTGTATCTCCAAAGCCTACCCTAAAACTTATGATCGTGAACCAATCCACTAGTCGGTTGACATGTGAACTCACAACGTGTCCAATGCTCCACGACAACCCTTTCAAGAAAGAACCGCCAACCCTTTCAAGAAAGAACCGCCGCTCCCACACCGACGCTGGCTAGTTCAACCAAAGTCACACGAAGGGTTATTCACCCACCCCCGAAGGATATCCTCAAACCAACACCTCAAAAGCTGAATCATGGGTTTTCACCGGATAGAATACACACACGATGTTAACCGCTATATCTACATCAAAACTCTGTAAGGAAAGACAGCATTGCATATGACTTCCAATCACTGTTGCACCGTCGTCTCACTGATGAAGTGGGCAACATGGCCAAGCCCAGCTGCCACCacatatatgccacaaaaatgcCGCTGCCCGGTAGCAACTGTCCAAGAACGGTGTCCCACCGAGATGCATGAAGCCTAATGACCTACCCCTCCCAGGCCATCGTCGTGCGGGTCCAGATCCACCGCATGGCTTCTGATGCCACCTGCATCCGATCTGCTGCTGCACATGGTGAATGCCTGTGATCTGCCGATGATCCTCCGCCCAAACTGTCGAAGTTGCCGTACCATtggcaatcaacaacaacactgtCTCGGCGACCACCCCGTCGGGCTACCAGAGCACAAGCCGGCAATCTGCAACTCCGAACATTTGCGTCACTGCCACCTCGTCAAAGGCTGGCCAGTATCTGTTGGCCTAGCGGCGACCAATTCACCTCCAAAACCTAGATCGGGAGCCACCGTCCCTGTCCCATCACTCTAAACATTACCAGCACATACCACAGCCAGCACATGAATTGGGCTTTTTACAATAATCTCGCACAACATGCATGatatgagagcatttataaacacATATACCGCTTCTTTAAATAGCTGGCTATAGGCTATAGCCGCGGCCTACCAAAACAGATATAGCCACTGGCGGAGCTCCTTTGGGGCCAACCTGGGCCATGGCCCGCCCAGCTTTTCTGCAAAAAAATCCAACACTATGCATCTAATGTCCAGCCCAGCAACACTCGTTGCCTCTCTTCCTTCTAATCAACAATCCTCTCAGTATGTGTGTCTGTATTCTGGTCCTCTGGACAGAAACATCGCCCTCGAAGCTCATCGCTGGGTTTTGAAATTGGAGAGAATAGAGGGAAAATCAGGGGGAAGTGGTGGAGCAGAGGAGACACAGCAGCGTCACGCTGCCGCTGGCAGTCGAGAGTCGGTCAGGGGGTCTCCGCAGCCAACCCACCATGGCCGCACTTCGGGTCACAGCGGTTTTGCTGCCTGCAAAGTGCGACCAGAGCTAGAACCAAATCGATCCCCTTTCTTATCCAATTCCCTGCATAAGTTACtagttaattttatttatttctcaGAATTTTTTAGCTATTCATTGTTCATGGAGTAGCAATTTATAGCATTTGTTGTTCACCGGCATCCGTTCGTTCTTCAGTTTTGTAACTTGCAACAGCCAACAGCAGTGGGAAAGGCCACTCAAAGAAGAATAAATTATGTACTGAAGCGGAAAAGGGATGAGACAACAGAAATTGAAGACACTTCAGCAGCAGCGAATGATGCTTTACCCTTGCGTTtgaacaaattttttttttttttttttagcctGGCCCGCCCAACAAAAAttttcaagctccgccactggaTATAGCCttgctatagccggctatttaaggACTTTGGCACGTTGAGCCAGCCTATAGAAGTTAGCTGCATCATGCGGAAAAGGCTATAGCGGGGctgctatagccggctattttaaacaGAGGCATATACATATCTTAAACCTTCTTTCACCAAAGAGAGCGCCCAAGGACGAGTAGTCATAAGCTGAAGAATCCATGGCATGCTTCAGCACTTGATGATGTTGTTATAAACCAATTGCAGTGTGTACCTGGGAACAACCAGGCTTGCTTAAAATAAACATAGGTTCAGTTTTAagatgataatgatgatgatgatgatgatagtaCATGCTAGCTTCCGCCTAGGGTTCTTCCAACCCAGCTAGGGATGGAAGTTGTGGACCAGGCTGAAGCTTGTGCTTGGTATGACTACTTCCTCCGTTTCATTTAAATTTAAACTAGAATCACGACAAAAATTATGGCACGAAGGGAGTAACTTGGAAGCATTTGCAGCGAATGAAAataataaataagacaaattgtaccATATAGAGAGAAGAAGACGATGGTACATATATAACTGAAGGAAAATCTGCCGGATCATTGATCCATTGCGAATGGGAACTTGTATTGTGGACCAAAGATTACACTCACCTACAACTTTTCCATTAGCAGCGACCAATCACCTGAGCCGAAGTCCAATTTGTCATCCAGAGACGGTAAAGGCAGGTCCGCGAGATTAACGGGCCCGACGAGATCATCATGCGCGAGAACCTCTGCAAGGAATGGATCGTCCATCCGGTGCTCATCTGCGTACGGTAGCAGCGGCTTATGCGAGGTGACAGCTGCCGCTGGCGATGGCGACCGAGACGATGTCATGGTGGAAGACATGCTTGGCGGCGACGACACCGCCGAGAGCGCGTCCGCTGTGTGATTCAATCCGACCTCCGGTTGATCTGAATCATCCATCACGATTGATCTCGTCGGGGACAGCGGCACTGCAGCGTCGACGGAGGCGCCAACCGAGAGCTGCCTCTCGAAGGCGTCGTAGGCGGCCTTGGCCTCCTCCTCGGAGGGGAACGTGCCGATCCATCGCCGGACGTTCAGCCGATGGCTCCTGAAGTCGGCCGCCCACCGGCCGGGCTGCCGCTCGTACACGCCGCGGAACCGTCTCGATCTTGACACTTTGGCGCCTCGCATCCTCGgtagtggcggcggcggtggcctaGATGTTGAAGCATGGGCGGTAGGGTTTATGTTGTTGGTGCACGCCGTCGTCAAAAGGATGACCATCTCCTTTTTCATGGCAGGCTTCTCACCATGCTCGGCATGCCTGGAGGACTCGTCGCCAGAATCGTCTGAGTCGGTGGCGTCGGggtcgatgaaggaaacccgaaTCCTCTGGGAAACCATTCCTTGGCTACgtgggtggcggcggtggtgactGGTGATTGGAGATTTGCAGTCACGTCAGAATTGAGCCCTGCTGTGCTGCAACGAGATCATCCGACGGTGGCCAGGAAAGGAAACGCAGCCAAGGGGTCAGGAAACGCACGGACGGGGTCGGCCCAAGGCCCGATTCAACCAAGCGGAGATGCAAATGAGTCGCCCAACTCAGAAAAAACAATCTCACGTATGGAATTCCCCTTCCCGGGACTTCTTTCCCTTCCCTCGATCTTAATAATTCCCTTTTCCTTCAGCCTAGGTTATTCTTTTTTCTCCATCTTATTGATTCCTTTTTTGTTTGTATCTTTTGTTCTCCAAGGTGGTGGCCTAGGTTGTTGTGTTCTCAGCATCCATTCTAAAATATCAATTTATATTTGGTTTATCTATTCTTGCAGAACCaatctgaggttgggtggttagcagGATGGTCTTACCTCTAGccaaccagagttcaaaccccagattTAACATGTGTGTGTATCATACAAggtggaatattcattcagtgggaggcgacgtcccGTCGACGAGGTGCCGAtgatgacttcgtcaatttcaagattcaaTCTGTTGGCTCAGTCTTCCGAAGGTGATCATAGTGATAGAGTATGCGTATGTGTTCATACGGatctgtatgtgagcgtctgtgtTTGTACCATGTTTCTAAAAAAAACTATCGACGAATATTAGTATGTCATGATGGCAGCAGGAGATCaccttttcgaaaaaaaaatcaCCGAGAACAATATTGTAATTAATGGTCATGATGAATGGAACTACGTACCTCTCAAGACCATATATTGACAGCTTAAATATTGAATGGCCTGAAACATGTCATCTCTAACTAGTTCATCACAACTTATTGATTGAAAATGTTGTTACGGGGTGTGCATCTTGGTAATAGTATAGACTGTCAAGTGCCAAACCCTCAGCTGACCGTCCGTAAAGCTCTTGACTATTCTCTATTCCGTCGTCGCACACTAGCAAGTTATGGAATTCTTTAGGCTTCAGTGAATAAAAGTTGTACTACTTAAAATAAGCACCTGAAAATGCAACAAATTCAGATCAAACTAGTCCAAGTGACCCTCATGCTCGGGCGGCAGCGCGAAGCGGCACATCGGGCAGAGGCGGCTGACCCTGAGCCACTTGAGGATGCAGCTCTCGTGGAAGCAGTGGGAGCCGGGGCAGGTCATCTTCCTCATCTCCTCGCCCTCCTGGAAGCTCTCGAGGCACACCGCGCAGTCCTTCTCCCTCACCTCGCCCGCCGTCGCCTTGGGCAGCCGCGCGATCTCCGCTTCCGAGGCCGGGACGGCGCCGAAACGGCCGCCGCCATACGGGCGCCGCCGAAGTCTAAGTTGATAACAGTCCCGTGCCTGTCGGTGTACACCCGACGAACGCCGTTCTGGAAGGGTGAGCTACGTGGAATACGACTCTCGTAGTAGCCTTCCAGGATGCTGATCACTGGAGGCCACACAGACGCCACAAGCGAATCTATGTGGGAGGGCCTGATGCCGTAGCCGACATCCTCCATACCCGTAGCAGGAGAGGAGACGGCCGTGGCGGAGACGATCAAACCGGCCATTGGAGCTCAGGATGTAAGTGGCCCGTCCGCTGGTCAATTCTGAGACGCCGCTTCGGCCACGTGCTGCTTTCACGGATTTTGTGGTCGCCACTTAATTAGTTTCGCGGCTTCACGTGGATCAGTGGCGCCGCAAAAGCCGCGACGGATGAAGCTCTCTTCGCTCGCTGGTGCCAGCTCTCTTCGTTCCGCTGGGAAGAAAGAGAATGGGAGAGCACGAGCTGGGCACAGAGCCTAGGGACGGCACACGGCAGGAGTGCAGGACACTGAGGACGCCCGCATTTGTTAAGCTGCCGTACCTGCTCCATATCTTGGCCGGCGACACCAGGGTTGTGGCTGTGGCGGAGGCGCCCACggatgtggcggcggtggaggagcccAGGGCTTGTACGGCGGCGGTTGTGGCGTGGCCGAGTCCTGTCCGACAGGCCCAGCGGCATGAAGCCGGTGGTgtaccggggcagcggcggctgcacaggtcggtcgttctcggagacgaggacgccgagcttcgCGATCTCGTCGTCCATCgtggtgcgagtggaggtgtgggcgatGGAGAAACGATACCGGTTGACTTTTAAGGCTAGCCGTGCGCGGAAAACGacgccattgaaggcggcgcagaagcccagccgccgcccgccagtgcgcgcgcagaagaggcagccacgacattgatggcgaaggctgcggtgCAGATGCGGAAGCGCTGACGGCGGAAGCGATGGCAgcggaagcgatgccctcgatacAGGCTCGCTACCAGACGGGCCCGATGGAGACGCGATCAGACAATTTGCGTGTCCACGCAGCGTCAGACAATTCCAGgcgcaaatatgcgccaggtttgcgtcgcagCGGAGGCCCGGTCACAAGACGTCACATCGCTGGAGGTGGTACCAGACGTATTTTTCGAGCCGACGGACGCATCGCGGGAGATGGCATCATGGTGGCGATCGTCGaattcaaattttttttttgttagcTAAGCTGATTGCTATGGGCTCGCAAGCCACAAGAAAATCGATCAACCAACTCACTCCAGCGAGCCTGAGACCGTGCTTGTATGTAGGATTGTAGCTCCGCTCGGTGCTTGCAGTTGTTGCAGGTTCTCACCGCTACAGGCAAGCGATGCTCTCACTGCGGCCCTCGACTGACGAAAGAGTAAACTGCGGTATTTGTACATTGCAGCGGCGTTAAGTGCGCCGTACAGTGCCCGCTGGCGCCGCTGGCGTTGGTGGCTCGGCCACATGGGCCGCATAAGTTAAGCAGAGATCCGCGTGCGCCATTTGAACAGTTTTTCGCGGGCGGCATATGTGGTCCCGCTAAACGCCGCTGCCATTTACATCCTGAATTGGAGCACGTACGT
It includes:
- the LOC127323707 gene encoding uncharacterized protein — translated: MVSQRIRVSFIDPDATDSDDSGDESSRHAEHGEKPAMKKEMVILLTTACTNNINPTAHASTSRPPPPPLPRMRGAKVSRSRRFRGVYERQPGRWAADFRSHRLNVRRWIGTFPSEEEAKAAYDAFERQLSVGASVDAAVPLSPTRSIVMDDSDQPEVGLNHTADALSAVSSPPSMSSTMTSSRSPSPAAAVTSHKPLLPYADEHRMDDPFLAEVLAHDDLVGPVNLADLPLPSLDDKLDFGSGDWSLLMEKL
- the LOC127323640 gene encoding E3 ubiquitin-protein ligase RING1-like; protein product: MAGLIVSATAVSSPATGMEDVGYGIRPSHIDSLVASARDCYQLRLRRRPYGGGRFGAVPASEAEIARLPKATAGEVREKDCAVCLESFQEGEEMRKMTCPGSHCFHESCILKWLRVSRLCPMCRFALPPEHEGHLD